The Bacillus sp. Y1 genome has a window encoding:
- a CDS encoding type 2 periplasmic-binding domain-containing protein: MRRKSFFKSFSLLLILSFVLALFSGCSAKTNENASDEKDADKPKATADAPGWQSNKEPITFDWYVNFSWFAHKWGDDVVSKYITDKTGVSVNFISPAGNEAEKMNTMIASGKLPDFITLGWWEDAVKKMVEGELVLPLNELADQYDPYFYRVADGAKIEWYKQEDGNTYGYPNASSSPKDFEKYKDLKPSNQTFLVRKDMYEAIGSPDMSTPEGFLKALEDAKEKFPEINGAPMIPFGLNEFTDVGNTSLEAYLQNFLAIPMEKDGKVYDRSQDPEYLAWLKTFREANDKGLLAKDIFIDKRPQMEEKISQGRYFAMLYQRSDLAAQQHALYAKDPNSVYIAVDGPANSKGDAPTLAGDSISGWTVTLISKDVKDKERAIQFLTYLISEEGQLDLYMGKEGETYDVVNGKPEFKSEVLDLLNKDRAAFDQQYGASFKYWMLMDTNMNLQWLPPSSEPFKQMEDWTKGKTVSFAEFDGISPTGTSAEGVAASKIAQEWGKTLPKLLLAKSDKEFDKLFNDFLEKRESYGYDKVEKYQQKTYELNKKKLDAAK; this comes from the coding sequence AACCAAAGGCCACAGCTGATGCTCCTGGCTGGCAGTCCAACAAAGAACCAATTACTTTTGACTGGTATGTAAACTTTTCTTGGTTCGCACATAAATGGGGAGATGATGTTGTCTCAAAATATATAACAGATAAAACAGGTGTTTCAGTTAATTTCATTTCTCCAGCAGGTAATGAAGCTGAGAAAATGAACACGATGATTGCTTCTGGCAAACTTCCTGATTTTATTACATTAGGCTGGTGGGAAGATGCTGTTAAAAAGATGGTTGAAGGAGAGCTTGTCCTTCCTTTAAATGAACTGGCTGACCAGTATGATCCATATTTTTACAGAGTAGCAGATGGTGCAAAGATTGAATGGTATAAGCAGGAGGACGGAAATACTTATGGTTATCCAAATGCTTCCTCTTCACCAAAAGACTTTGAAAAATACAAAGATCTTAAGCCTTCGAATCAGACATTCCTTGTCAGAAAGGACATGTATGAAGCGATTGGAAGTCCTGACATGAGCACTCCAGAAGGTTTCTTGAAGGCACTTGAAGACGCAAAGGAGAAATTCCCTGAAATTAATGGTGCTCCCATGATTCCGTTTGGACTAAATGAATTCACTGATGTAGGTAATACATCTCTAGAAGCTTATCTTCAAAACTTCCTTGCTATTCCTATGGAGAAGGACGGAAAGGTTTATGACCGTAGCCAAGATCCTGAATATCTTGCATGGTTAAAAACATTCAGAGAGGCTAACGACAAAGGTCTTCTTGCAAAGGATATCTTTATTGACAAGCGTCCACAAATGGAAGAAAAAATTTCGCAAGGCAGATATTTTGCAATGCTTTATCAACGTAGTGACCTTGCAGCTCAGCAACATGCATTATATGCAAAAGATCCAAACTCTGTTTATATTGCTGTTGATGGACCTGCCAACTCAAAGGGAGATGCTCCTACTTTAGCAGGAGACAGCATCTCAGGTTGGACTGTAACATTGATTTCTAAAGATGTGAAAGACAAGGAAAGAGCGATTCAATTCCTGACATACCTAATTAGTGAAGAAGGTCAACTAGATCTTTACATGGGTAAAGAAGGAGAAACGTATGATGTTGTGAACGGAAAACCAGAATTCAAGTCAGAAGTTTTAGACTTATTGAATAAAGATCGTGCAGCATTTGACCAACAGTACGGTGCTTCTTTTAAGTATTGGATGCTAATGGATACGAATATGAACCTTCAATGGCTTCCGCCTTCATCTGAGCCTTTCAAGCAAATGGAAGACTGGACAAAAGGGAAGACAGTTAGCTTTGCTGAGTTTGATGGCATTAGCCCTACTGGAACTTCTGCTGAAGGAGTTGCAGCAAGTAAAATTGCACAAGAATGGGGCAAGACACTGCCTAAACTATTATTAGCTAAATCCGATAAAGAATTCGATAAGTTGTTTAACGACTTCTTAGAGAAGCGCGAGTCTTACGGTTATGATAAAGTAGAAAAGTATCAGCAAAAGACTTACGAGCTTAACAAAAAGAAACTTGACGCAGCTAAATAA